A single Saccharolobus shibatae B12 DNA region contains:
- the speD gene encoding adenosylmethionine decarboxylase → MMGVELAFPKVVGKQVYGSLYDCEEDVLKDTKRLEQIIKEAADVGNMNILDIKSWKIGEGVSVVAIILESHITVHTWPEYRFATVDVYSCGPHTSPLKAFNYIVEKLGAKKYTINEADRSSEF, encoded by the coding sequence ATGATGGGGGTAGAGTTAGCTTTTCCTAAAGTAGTAGGAAAGCAAGTATATGGAAGCCTATATGATTGTGAGGAGGACGTTTTAAAAGATACTAAAAGACTAGAGCAAATAATAAAAGAAGCTGCAGACGTGGGTAATATGAACATTCTTGATATAAAGTCATGGAAAATTGGAGAAGGAGTAAGTGTAGTGGCGATTATACTAGAAAGTCATATAACTGTACACACATGGCCTGAGTATAGATTCGCAACAGTTGATGTCTACTCTTGTGGTCCACATACTAGCCCCTTAAAAGCATTTAATTATATAGTGGAAAAATTGGGGGCTAAGAAATATACTATAAATGAGGCTGATAGATCATCGGAGTTCTAA